A window from Acinonyx jubatus isolate Ajub_Pintada_27869175 chromosome E1, VMU_Ajub_asm_v1.0, whole genome shotgun sequence encodes these proteins:
- the TLCD3A gene encoding TLC domain-containing protein 3A isoform X2 gives MLLTLACGSLFFPGLFALCTWGLRRARPAWTDSDCVMITTRHWLAREYVWFLIPYMIYDSYAMYLCEWYRTGDQSRRQSLTTFQSFLSKNRLMITHHAVILFVLVPVAQKLRGDLGDFFVGCIFTAELSTPFVSLGRVLIQLKQQHTLLYKVNGILTLTTFLCCRILLFPFMYWSYGQQQGLSLLQVPFNIPFYCNVANGFLIAPQIYWFSLLCKKATRLFDAPPARKDG, from the exons ATGCTGCTGACGCTGGCCTGCGGCTCGCTCTTCTTCCCGGGGCTCTTCGCACTGTGCACCTGGGGGCTGCGCCGCGCGCGGCCCGCCTGGACCGACAGCGACTGCGTGATGATCACCACCAG GCACTGGCTTGCCCGGGAGTACGTCTGGTTCTTGATTCCATACATGATCTATGACTCCTACGCCATGTACCTCTGTGAATGGTACCGAACTGGAGACCAGAGCCGCAGACAGTCCCTCACCACTTTTCAGAGCTTCCTAAGTAAAAACCGTCTCATGATCACGCACCATGCGGTCATTCTGTTTGTCCTTGTGCCAGTGGCACAG AAGCTTAGGGGAGACCTTGGCGACTTCTTTGTTGGCTGTATCTTCACGGCAGAACTGAGCACTCCATTTGTGTCGCTGGGCAGAGTTCTGATTCAG TTAAAGCAGCAGCATACCCTTCTGTACAAAGTGAATGGAATCCTCACACTGACCACCTTCCTCTGCTGTCGgatccttcttttccctttcatgtACTGGTCCTATGGCCAACAGCAGGGACTAAGCCTACTCCAAGTGCCATTCAATATCCCTTTCTACTGCAACGTGGCCAATGGCTTCCTCATCGCTCCCCAGATCTACTGGTTCTCTCTGCTGTGCAAAAAGGCAACACGGCTCTTTGATGCTCCCCCAGCCCGAAAGGATGGGTAA
- the TLCD3A gene encoding TLC domain-containing protein 3A isoform X1, protein MLLTLACGSLFFPGLFALCTWGLRRARPAWTDSDCVMITTRLVSSVQAVLATGSGIVIIRSCNDVITDRHWLAREYVWFLIPYMIYDSYAMYLCEWYRTGDQSRRQSLTTFQSFLSKNRLMITHHAVILFVLVPVAQKLRGDLGDFFVGCIFTAELSTPFVSLGRVLIQLKQQHTLLYKVNGILTLTTFLCCRILLFPFMYWSYGQQQGLSLLQVPFNIPFYCNVANGFLIAPQIYWFSLLCKKATRLFDAPPARKDG, encoded by the exons ATGCTGCTGACGCTGGCCTGCGGCTCGCTCTTCTTCCCGGGGCTCTTCGCACTGTGCACCTGGGGGCTGCGCCGCGCGCGGCCCGCCTGGACCGACAGCGACTGCGTGATGATCACCACCAG ACTGGTTTCTTCAGTGCAGGCTGTGTTGGCCACCGGGTCGGGGATCGTCATCATCCGCTCCTGTAACGACGTGATCACGGACAG GCACTGGCTTGCCCGGGAGTACGTCTGGTTCTTGATTCCATACATGATCTATGACTCCTACGCCATGTACCTCTGTGAATGGTACCGAACTGGAGACCAGAGCCGCAGACAGTCCCTCACCACTTTTCAGAGCTTCCTAAGTAAAAACCGTCTCATGATCACGCACCATGCGGTCATTCTGTTTGTCCTTGTGCCAGTGGCACAG AAGCTTAGGGGAGACCTTGGCGACTTCTTTGTTGGCTGTATCTTCACGGCAGAACTGAGCACTCCATTTGTGTCGCTGGGCAGAGTTCTGATTCAG TTAAAGCAGCAGCATACCCTTCTGTACAAAGTGAATGGAATCCTCACACTGACCACCTTCCTCTGCTGTCGgatccttcttttccctttcatgtACTGGTCCTATGGCCAACAGCAGGGACTAAGCCTACTCCAAGTGCCATTCAATATCCCTTTCTACTGCAACGTGGCCAATGGCTTCCTCATCGCTCCCCAGATCTACTGGTTCTCTCTGCTGTGCAAAAAGGCAACACGGCTCTTTGATGCTCCCCCAGCCCGAAAGGATGGGTAA
- the TLCD3A gene encoding TLC domain-containing protein 3A isoform X3 produces the protein MLLTLACGSLFFPGLFALCTWGLRRARPAWTDSDCVMITTRLVSSVQAVLATGSGIVIIRSCNDVITDRSLGETLATSLLAVSSRQN, from the exons ATGCTGCTGACGCTGGCCTGCGGCTCGCTCTTCTTCCCGGGGCTCTTCGCACTGTGCACCTGGGGGCTGCGCCGCGCGCGGCCCGCCTGGACCGACAGCGACTGCGTGATGATCACCACCAG ACTGGTTTCTTCAGTGCAGGCTGTGTTGGCCACCGGGTCGGGGATCGTCATCATCCGCTCCTGTAACGACGTGATCACGGACAG AAGCTTAGGGGAGACCTTGGCGACTTCTTTGTTGGCTGTATCTTCACGGCAGAACTGA